In a genomic window of Quercus lobata isolate SW786 chromosome 4, ValleyOak3.0 Primary Assembly, whole genome shotgun sequence:
- the LOC115984651 gene encoding putative disease resistance protein At3g14460 — protein sequence MWRLVNLRHIDIVKTKLEEMPLHMGKLRNLWSLTTFVVSKHNRSNIKELGELLHLSGALSILNLQNVRHARDAMEVNLKDKQHLYKLVLEWGHDKGSSKNEINVLEHLCPHSKLESLTIENYGGTRFPKWLQDCSFSNMVYIRLANCKYCYSWPPLGDLPNLKKLFVEGFHVVSHVDREFYRGGSSAVKPFRSLEILSLKDMPEWQEWFLFEGKDEDEGGVFYNLQELCIIKCPKLSRGLPNHLPALMALQIEDCPQLVASVPRTPNLSKLQLSNCDELLLMELPPRLLELEVGEELAIRGGFDSLWCFPLEFYPKIKYLFVFGSESLESLLVSKGSHRDLISLTYFAIFSCPNFVSFSNGGLCAPNLTEISIFNCEKFKSLPDGMCTLLPSLESLKLFNCPELESFPKGSLPSNLVTLDISKCDKLFSRRMEWGLQRLHSLKQFKIWNGIEKVESFLDEALLPSTLTEFTIGGFSNLKSLNSKGFQHLTSLQRLEIKFCSGFRYLTEERLLASLSSLILRGCHLLKRQCQRDKGKDWPKISHIPFIQIENEVIT from the exons ATGTGGAGATTAGTCAACTTGCGGCACATAGATATagttaaaacaaaattggaagAGATGCCACTGCATATGGGTAAATTAAGAAATCTCTGGAGTTTAACTACTTTTGTTGTGAGCAAACATAATAGGTCTAATATTAAAGAGTTGGGGGAACTGCTACATCTTTCTGGAGCATTGTCTatattaaatttacaaaatgttCGACATGCTAGAGATGCAATGGAGGTTAATTTGAAGGATAAGCAACACCTATATAAGTTGGTGCTTGAATGGGGTCATGACAAGGGCAgttcaaaaaatgaaataaatgtgCTTGAACATTTGTGTCCTCATTCAAAACTCGAATCTCTCACCATTGAAAATTATGGGGGTACAAGATTTCCAAAATGGTTACAAGATTGTTCATTCTCTAATATGGTGTACATACGGCTTGCCAATTGTAAGTATTGCTACTCCTGGCCTCCACTTGGGGATCTGCCCAACCTCAAGAAACTCTTTGTTGAAGGTTTTCATGTGGTATCACATGTGGATCGTGAGTTCTACAGGGGTGGTTCTTCTGCAGTTAAGCCATTTAGATCTCTTGAAATATTAAGTTTGAAGGACATGCCAGAGTGGCAGGAATGGTTTTTATTTGAAGgcaaagatgaagatgaaggtgGTGTTTTCTATAATCTCCAAGAGCTTTGCATAATTAAATGTCCTAAACTAAGCAGAGGTCTACCCAACCACCTTCCTGCTTTAATGGCACTTCAAATTGAAGATTGTCCGCAGCTTGTTGCTTCGGTTCCTAGAACTCCGAATCTCAGTAAATTGCAGTTAAGTAATTGTGATGAGTTACTATTGATGGAATTACCACCCAGGCTATTAGAGCTTGAAGTTGGAGAAG AATTGGCAATTAGAGGTGGTTTTGATTCACTCTGGTGTTTTCCATTGGAGTTCTACCCAAAGATCAAAtatctttttgtgtttggaagTGAAAGTCTTGAATCTCTTTTGGTATCAAAGGGATCTCACCGGGATCTTATTTCTCTCACTTATTTTGCTATCTTTTCTTGCCCAAATTTTGTGTCCTTTTCTAATGGAGGATTGTGTGCCCCAAATTTGACAGAGATTAGTATCTTCAATTGTGAAAAGTTTAAGTCACTACCTGATGGGATGTGCACCCTTCTCCCATCTCTTGAGTctttgaaattgtttaattgtCCAGAACTAGAATCATTTCCTAAGGGCAGTTTGCCCTCCAATTTAGTTACCCTTGACATTTCCAAATGTGACAAACTCTTTTCCCGTCGCATGGAGTGGGGTTTGCAACGTCTTCACTCCCtcaaacaattcaaaatttggaaTGGAATCGAAAAAGTGGAGTCATTTCTGGACGAGGCATTGCTGCCTTCCACCCTTACCGAATTTACCATTGGAGGGTTTTCAAATCTGAAATCACTCAACTCCAAGGGATTTCAACACCTCACCTCTCTTCAACGCTTGGAGATTAAGTTTTGCTCTGGCTTCCGGTACTTAACAGAAGAGCGCTTGCttgcttctctttcttctctaaTTCTCAGAGGATGCCATCTTCTAAAACGACAGTGTCAAAGAGATAAAGGGAAAGATTGGCCTAAAATTTCACACATCCCTTTCATACAGATTGAAAATGAAGTTATAACATGA
- the LOC115984653 gene encoding putative disease resistance RPP13-like protein 1, with protein sequence MWAQEIKIIVTTRIEKVASNVCTDLAYLLNQLSNEECWLLFEKHAFRNGSSGEFPLLKEIGKQIVQKCGGLPLAAKTLGGLLRFEEDPREWTKILKSDIWDLPKGNISIIPALRLSYHYLPPHLKRCFSYCLILPKDYEFKKEELVKLWVAEDLLQQSKGNRRMEEICEEYFDDLVSRLLFQRSSNNESCFMMHDLVNDLAKFISGEFCFKLGIDNFGVITRKTHHFSYVRIEFDAFKKFNVSYEAKGLQTFLGFDLSPPEWMSNNISTMMINDLLLKFKCLRVLSFSTYTNMKELPKSVSNLKHLRYLNLSYTSV encoded by the coding sequence ATGTGGGCACAGGAAATTAAGATCATTGTTACGACACGAATTGAAAAAGTTGCATCTAATGTATGCACAGATCTAGCTTATCTTCTAAATCAATTGTCAAATGAAGAATGTTGGTTGTTATTTGAAAAGCATGCATTTAGAAATGGAAGCTCTGGTGAATTTCCATTACTAAAGGAAATCGGTAAGCAAATTGTCCAAAAGTGTGGAGGCTTGCCTTTAGCTGCAAAAACACTAGGGGGATTGTTGCGTTTTGAAGAAGATCCAAGAGAGTGGACAAAGATTTTGAAGAGTGATATATGGGATTTACCAAAAGGAAATATTAGTATCATTCCAGCTCTTAGATTGAGCTACCACTATCTCCCACCACATTTGAAGCGTTGCTTTTCTTATTGCTTGATTCTTCCAAAGGATTATGAATTTAAAAAGGAGGAATTGGTCAAATTGTGGGTGGCAGAAGATTTATTGCAGCAATCAAAAGGAAATAGAAGGATGGAAGAAATATGTGAAGAATACTTTGATGATTTGGTATCTAGATTACTTTTTCAACGATCAAGTAACAACGAATCATGTTTCATGATGCATGACTTGGTCAATGACTTGGCAAAATTTATATCTGGAGAATTTTGTTTCAAGCTGGGGATTGATAATTTTGGTGTAATCACAAGAAAGACTCATCATTTTTCATATGTTAGAATTGAATTTGATGCCTTTAAGAAATTTAACGTGTCCTACGAAGCCAAGGGTTTGCAAACCTTCCTTGGATTTGATTTGTCACCGCCTGAGTGGATGTCGAATAACATATCAACAATGATGATAAATGATTTGTTGTTGAAATTTAAGTGCTTAAGAGTGCTATCATTTTCTACCTATACAAACATGAAGGAATTACCTAAATCAGTTAGTAATTTGAAACATCTACGTTATCTAAATCTTAGTTACACTTCAGTTTAA
- the LOC115986432 gene encoding GDSL esterase/lipase 1-like → MMSLRFHFYILVLYLCIIIPTQCLGNICLPKEHVALFIFGDSILDAGNNNYINTTTDLQANFWPYRETFFKYSTGRPDDGRLIPDFIAEYANLPLIPPYLHPGYNRYIDGANFASAGSGALDETRPGLVIDLNTQLKYFKNMETQLRQKLGEKEVKELLFKAVYLISIGNNDYLFPFTSNSSVLQSYSREEYVNMVIGNLTTVIKEIYKKGGRKYAFLGLPPLGCIPFAKALKPGNTDVCMEEITELVKLHNKALSKVLPKLQSELKGFKYSIADLYTFLSERIDNPSKYGFTEGNIACCGSGPYRGLPSCGGKRSIGSEYEICRKSSDYVFFDAGHPTEKAYQQLSELIWSGALNVIEPYNLKALFEH, encoded by the exons ATGATGAGTTTAAGGTTCCATTTCTATATCTTGGTTTTGTATTTATGCATTATCATCCCAACCCAATGCCTTGGTAACATCTGCCTGCCAAAGGAACATGTTGCCTTATTCATTTTCGGGGATTCAATACTTGATGCTGGAAACAACAATTATATCAATACCACTACTGATCTCCAGGCAAATTTCTGGCCTTATAGGGAGACATTCTTTAAGTATTCCACTGGGAGACCTGATGATGGCCGTCTAATTCCAGATTTCATTG CTGAGTATGCAAACTTGCCGCTAATTCCTCCATATCTACATCCTGGTTATAATCGGTACATTGATGGGGCTAACTTCGCATCAGCAGGATCTGGTGCTCTTGATGAAACTCGTCCAGGATTG GTGATAGACCTAAACACTCAACTTAAGTATTTCAAGAACATGGAGACTCAATTGAGGCAAAAACTAGGTGAAAAAGAAGTCAAGGAACTCCTATTTAAAGCTGTTTACTTAATTAGCATTGGGAACAATGATTACCTTTTCCCCTTTACCTCAAACTCTAGTGTGCTTCAATCCTACTCTCGAGAAGAATACGTCAATATGGTAATTGGCAACTTGACAACAGTGATCAAG gaaatatataaaaaaggaggaagaaaatATGCGTTCCTAGGCTTGCCACCTTTGGGTTGTATTCCGTTTGCAAAAGCACTAAAACCAGGAAACACCGATGTATGCATGGAGGAAATTACAGAACTTGTAAAACTACATAATAAAGCACTTTCTAAAGTCCTTCCGAAGCTACAGAGTGAGCTGAAAGGATTTAAATATTCAATAGCCGATTTATACACTTTTCTTAGTGAAAGAATTGATAATCCTTCAAAATATG GTTTTACGGAAgggaatattgcatgttgtggaAGTGGTCCATATAGGGGACTCCCAAGTTGCGGAGGAAAGAGATCAATCGGTTCTGAGTATGAAATATGTAGGAAATCTAGTGACTATGTGTTCTTTGACGCTGGTCATCCTACTGAGAAGGCCTACCAGCAATTATCAGAGCTAATTTGGAGTGGAGCTCTCAATGTCATAGAACCTTACAATCTCAAAGCATTGTTTGAACACTAA
- the LOC115986429 gene encoding putative disease resistance RPP13-like protein 1, with product MAEALVGGAVLSAFLQVAFDRVASLEVLDFLKGRKHIDGMVQKLKIELMSADAVLIDAEEKQITNPAVKEWLDELKDAVYVADDLLDEIAYEALRCKLEAESTSKVRGLISTFVSSFDKSIQSELKNILDRLESISKQKDVLRLEKVAAVGIPSRPLTTSCPEEYGVFGRDKDKEAIFMKFQSSDASDNGICVVPIVGLGGVGKTTLARFIYNDKRVTDSFDHKAWVCVSENFDCFRILKTILEDATLSMCDIQNMNLLQIKIRETFKDKKIFLVLDDVWNENYDDWIELLKVFKCGAQEIKIIVTTRIEKVASNVRTDLAYLLNQLSNEECWLLFEKHAFRNGSSGEFPLLREIGKQIVQKCGGLPLAAKTLGGLLRFEEDLRQWTKILKSDIWDLPKGNNSILPALRLSYHYLPSHLKRCFSYCSILPKDYEFKKKELVKLWMAEDLLQQSKGNKRMEEIGEEYFDDLVSRLLFQRSSNNESCFMMHDLVNDLAKFIFGEFCFKLEIDDSGVITRKTRHFSYVRTEFDAFKKFNMSYEAKGLRTFLGFDLSLPEWTRNSISAMMIDDLLLTFKCLRVLSFSTYRNMKELPKSVGNLKHLRYLNLSYTSIERLPNSLCTLYYLQTLLLSECEYLTKLPTKMWRLVNLRHLDIVKTKLEEMPLHMGKLRNLQSLTTFIVSKHNRSNIKELGELLHLSGALSILNLQNVQHARDAMEVNLKDKQHLYELVLEWGHDKDSSENEINVLEHLCPHSKLESLTIENYGGTGFPKWLQDCSFSNMVYIRLANCKYCYSWPPLGDLPNLKKLFVEGFHVVSHVDREFYGGGSSAVKPFRSLEILSFKDMPEWQEWFLFEGKDEDEGGVFYNLQKLCIIKCPKLSRGLPNHLPALMALQIEDCPQLVASLPRSPNLSKLQLSNCDELLLKELPPRLLQLEVGEGRILQSFVELMMSIPGGGLPTTLKTLSVQGTFLLPRRHYYPSLEELAIEGGFDSLWCFPLEFYPKLKSLLVSDSESLESLSVSEGSHRDLISLTSLRIFSCPNFVSFPNGG from the coding sequence ATGGCTGAAGCTTTGGTGGGTGGAGCGGTTCTCTCTGCATTCCTTCAGGTGGCGTTTGACAGAGTGGCTTCTCTTGAGGTCCTAGACTTTCTCAAGGGAAGGAAACACATTGATGGAATGGTGCAAAAGCTGAAGATAGAGCTGATGTCTGCTGATGCAGTGCTCATTGATGCAGAGGAGAAGCAAATTACAAACCCTGCTGTGAAAGAGTGGCTTGACGAGCTTAAAGATGCTGTTTATGTTGCGGATGACCTCCTGGATGAGATTGCCTATGAAGCTTTGAGATGCAAGTTAGAAGCTGAATCCACTAGTAAGGTAAGGGGCTTGATCTCTACTTTTGTTAGTTCATTTGACAAAAGCATACAATCAGAGCTGAAAAATATTCTAGACCGATTAGAATctatttcaaaacaaaaggaTGTTCTTCGTTTAGAAAAAGTTGCTGCGGTTGGAATACCTTCACGACCATTGACAACTTCTTGTCCGGAAGAATATGGTGTCTTTGGCAGAGACAAAGATAAGGAGGCTATATTTATGAAGTTTCAATCAAGTGATGCAAGTGATAATGGTATATGTGTTGTTCCCATAGTAGGTCTGGGTGGGGTTGGTAAAACAACTCTTGCTCGATTTATATACAATGACAAAAGAGTAACGGATAGTTTTGATCACAAAGCTTGGGTTTGCGTTTCAGAAAACTTTGATTGTTTTAGGATATTAAAAACTATTTTGGAGGATGCCACTTTGTCTATGTGTGATATTCAAAACATGAATTTGCtgcaaattaaaattagagagACATTCAAAGACAAGAAAATTTTCCTGGTTTTAGATGATGTTTGGAATGAAAATTATGATGATTGGATTGAGTTACTTAAAGTTTTTAAATGTGGGGCACAGGAAATTAAGATCATTGTTACGACACGAATTGAAAAAGTTGCATCAAATGTACGCACAGATCTAGCTTATCTTCTAAATCAATTGTCAAATGAAGAATGCTGGTTGTTATTTGAAAAACATGCATTTAGAAATGGAAGCTCTGGTGAATTTCCATTACTAAGGGAAATCGGAAAGCAAATTGTCCAAAAGTGTGGAGGCTTGCCTTTAGCTGCAAAAACACTTGGGGGATTGCTGCGTTTTGAAGAAGATCTAAGACAATGGACAAAGATTTTGAAGAGTGATATATGGGATTTACCAAAAGGAAATAATAGTATCCTTCCAGCTCTAAGATTGAGCTACCACTATCTCCCATCACATTTGAAGCGTTGCTTTTCTTATTGCTCAATTCTTCCAAAGGattatgaatttaaaaagaagGAGTTGGTCAAATTGTGGATGGCGGAAGATTTATTGCAGCAatcaaaaggaaataaaaggaTGGAAGAAATAGGTGAAGAATACTTTGATGATTTGGTATCTAGATTACTTTTTCAACGATCAAGTAACAACGAATCATGTTTCATGATGCATGACTTGGTCAATGACTTggcaaaatttatatttggagAATTTTGTTTCAAGCTGGAGATTGATGATTCTGGTGTAATCACAAGAAAGACTCGTCATTTTTCATATGTTAGAACTGAATTTGATGCCTTTAAGAAATTTAACATGTCCTACGAAGCCAAGGGTTTGCGAACCTTCCTTGGATTTGATTTGTCACTGCCTGAGTGGACGCGGAATAGCATATCAGCAATGATGATAGATGATTTGTTGTTGACATTTAAGTGCTTAAGAGTGCTATCATTTTCTACCTATAGAAACATGAAGGAATTACCTAAATCAGTTGGTAATTTGAAACATCTACGTTATTTAAATCTTAGTTACACTTCAATTGAACGGTTACCAAATTCTCTATGTACTTTGTATTATTTACAAACCTTGTTATTGTCGGAATGTGAGTACCTTACCAAGCTGCCAACCAAGATGTGGAGATTAGTCAACTTGCGGCACCTAGATATagttaaaacaaaattggaagAGATGCCATTGCATATGGGTAAATTAAGAAATCTCCAGAGTTTAACTACTTTTATTGTGAGCAAACATAATAGGTCTAATATTAAAGAGTTGGGGGAACTTCTACATCTTTCTGGAGCATTGTCTATATTAAATTTGCAAAATGTTCAACATGCTAGAGATGCAATGGAGGTTAATTTGAAGGATAAGCAACACCTATATGAGTTGGTGCTTGAATGGGGTCATGACAAGGACAGttcagaaaatgaaataaatgtgCTTGAACATTTGTGTCCTCATTCAAAACTCGAATCTCTCACCATTGAAAATTATGGGGGTACAGGATTTCCAAAATGGTTACAAGATTGTTCATTCTCTAATATGGTGTACATACGGCTTGCCAATTGTAAGTATTGCTACTCCTGGCCTCCACTTGGGGATCTGCCTAACCTCAAGAAACTCTTTGTTGAAGGTTTTCATGTGGTATCACATGTGGATCGTGAGTTCTACGGGGGTGGTTCTTCTGCAGTTAAGCCATTTAGATCGCTTGAAATATTGAGCTTTAAAGACATGCCAGAGTGGCAGGAATGGTTTTTATTTGAAGgcaaagatgaagatgaaggtgGTGTTTTCTATAATCTCCAAAAGCTTTGCATAATTAAATGTCCTAAACTAAGCAGAGGTCTGCCCAACCACCTTCCTGCTTTAATGGCACTTCAAATTGAAGACTGTCCGCAGCTTGTTGCTTCACTTCCTAGATCTCCGAATCTCAGTAAATTGCAGTTAAGTAATTGTGATGAGTTACTATTGAAGGAATTACCACCTAGGCTATTACAGCTTGAAGTTGGAGAAGGACGTATCCTACAATCCTTTGTAGAGCTTATGATGTCTATCCCAGGAGGTGGTCTACCCACTACATTAAAAACACTTTCAGTTCAAGGAACATTTCTGTTGCCAAGGAGGCATTACTATCCATCACTTGAAGAATTGGCAATTGAAGGTGGTTTTGATTCACTCTGGTGTTTTCCATTGGAGTTCTACCCAAAGCTCAAATCTCTTCTTGTGTCTGATAGTGAAAGTCTTGAATCTCTTTCGGTATCAGAGGGATCTCACCGGGATCTTATTTCTCTCACTTCTTTGAGAATCTTTAGTTGCCCAAATTTTGTGTCCTTTCCTAATGGAGGATAG